In the genome of Lathyrus oleraceus cultivar Zhongwan6 chromosome 4, CAAS_Psat_ZW6_1.0, whole genome shotgun sequence, the window AAAGTTTTAAATGATGCACAAGTTAACTATACAACCACAGAAAAAGAATTGCTTGATATAGTGTATGCATTAGAAAAATTCCTATCATATCTCATAGGTTCCAAGATTATTTGTTATACTGACCATGCAGCCATCAAGTACTTGATCAATAAAGCGGATTCAAAACCACAAATAATCTTATGGATGCTCCTACTATAATAATTTGATTTAGAGATCTGTAACAAGAAAGGCACCAAAAATCTGGTTGCGGATCATCTATCAAGATTGGTGAATCCCGAGATTACAAAAGAAGAAAGAGAGGTACTTGAAGAATTTCCCGATGAAAAATTGTTCATGATTAAGGAAAGACATTGGTTTGCGGACCTTGCAAATTATAAGGCTTTCGGTCTCATCCCCGAAGATCTCAATTGGAAATAAAAGAAGAAGTTCTTGCGTGATGCCACTCATTATGCATGGGATGATCCATATTTATTCAAAATTGGATCCGACGGGTTGCTACGAAGATGTGTTACTAGAGAGGAAGCTAGAAGCATCACATGGCATTGCCATAATTCACCATATGTCGGTCACTATAGAGGAGAATGAACGGCAGCCAAAGTCCTACAAGCAGGATTCTATTGGCCTTTTCTATTCAAAGATGCATATGAACATGCCAAGAAATgtgatgattgtcaaagggcggGTGGATTTTCCAAGCAAAATGAAATGTCATTACAAAGTATGCTGGAGTTAGAGGTATTTGATTGTTGGGGGATTGATTTCGTCGGGCCTTTATCGTTATCTTTCAACAATGAATACATCTTATTGACGATTGATAACGTATCCAAATGGGTAGAGGCTATTGTGTCACCTAAAGCAGACAATAAAACAGTGGTGAAATTCTTGAAAAAAAACATCTTCACAAGGTTTGGTACACTAAGAGTGTTGATTAGTGATGGAGGCTCTCATTTCTACAATGCACAACTTGCAAGAGCTCTTGAACATTACAGAGTAAAACACAAGGTTGCATCACCATATCACCCACAAACGAATGGACAAGCAGAAGTATCTAATAGTGAAATAATGAGAATCTTAGAAAAGACAGTTTCAACTTAACGAAAAGATTGGTCATTAAATCTTGATGAAGCTCTTTGGGAATATTGTACTGCTTACAAAGCACCAATAGGTCTTACTCCATTTCAAATGGTATAGGGTAAAGCTTGCCATTTGTCGGTTGAATTAGAACCCAAGGCTTTTGGGGCTTTAAAGTCTCTCAATTTTGATTCACAACTAGCCGGTGCAAAAAGTAAACTACATATGCATGAGCTTGATGAACTAAGGCTGCAAGCGTATGAATCTTCAAGATTATACAAGGAAAGGGTGAAAAGATATCATGATAGTAAGATTATGCCCAAGGATTTCAAAGTAGGACAGATGGTTCTACTCTTTAACTCGCGGTTGAGATTATTTCCCGGAAAACTTAAATCAAAGTGGTCCGAAACTTTCCAAATAAAGGACATCAGGCCGTATGGAGAAATTGAACTGGAAGATCCAACCACTAATGCAACTTGGATAGTTAACGGCCAACGGCTGAAGTTATACGTACGTGATGAGATTGATCGAGTCCCCACCTCAATTTCGTTGAACGACCATAAAAGCAACAATACGTCAAGCTAATGACGAGAAACGAGCACTTTTCAAGAGGCAACCCGACTCTGTTAGTACTTTTGTTTTATTAGAAAACTTTAAAGGTCCACAAGGGGCTGGTAAAAACATTTGTCAAAAGTGCAGAATTCGGAACTACTACATAATTCGCTAAGCGACCTTTTTTCACTAAGGGAATAATGAAACCCATAAAGTTTGCTAAGCAAACTAATTTTGCTAAGTGAATATACGGcggtcaaacttgcatttaagACAATTAAAAGACTCCACTTACTCACCTACCAGCCTTTATGTTTCGTTTTAGCCCTACCTTTTCAGATTTTTTCACCTTTTTCTCTCACTAAACCCTAGACATTCTTCACTCTTTTCACTTTTACCATTAACACTTTCACTTATTCACTTTATTCACCTTTTCATTGTCATTCTCTCTTATCCATCTTCAAAGTTGCAGCAACCTCAGGTATGCAAGCTCTAACCATAATTCTCTTTTACTTTTCATTATTTTAGATCTTGTAGGATTTGTGCATCCATGGTTGAAATTAGGTGCCATAGTTCATGCTTTATATGTTTATAATATGCACCTAATATGCAATATATTGAATGCACAAATCTCTGATATCAATGTTTTGGATGAACAAAAAGGAAGAACCAGGAAACATAACTTGTTTCCAGAAATCCCAAAGTTCGCTAAGCGAAATTGGCCTGAAATAGAAAATTTTAATTGCTAACATAACAGATTTCTGGCGTTTTGTTGTTGCATGTATGGCTCCAAAAAGAGATGTGACCATAAGAAATATAGAgtcttgactaagttgaaaagtattttgacTTGGATTTCgtaaccaaaagaggttctcacgaaccagactctaaacttataaacgcgtccgaaaatagttttaaaaccacttttctttttaagttaaaaactcctaatgaactaaacaaagcgctttcgctgtatttgaaatagttaaaaacaactaagtttaaacagacgtcggacgactttcgatcttacccaacggaaattaagtacgggaaaacttaagttgaaagtcaaaatagcccttaagtgtttctacaaacaattgtatggattatcggttcaattacgatccttacattataacctttataggtttagccagacatggtaaagtaaaaatGCATTTTGATTTTTATCATAAAAACGGATAAAAAAGGTAAtaagtgcgagtgcaggaaagtaaataaaagtagtatggtgcaagaaataaaggaaagtagtgcagtgcgagaaataaataaagtaaagtgcgagtgcgaaaaagtaaacaaaataaaggcCGTGCGGGAAATTAAACAAAgtaaaggcagtgcgggaaagtaaacaaagtaaaggcagtgcgggaaagtagacaaaataaaggcagtgcgggaaagtaaacaaaataaaggcagTGCAGGAAAAtaaagtagacaaaggtaaagcaataaaacctgttccaatcggagggtcgaataaagtgcgaaacagaaatgaaaatggcggcaggattaaacttccttccaaagtgctccaaactcgattacagactcgattacacagtGTGGCGACACTCtgatgtgaagcgattaccacttttacacAATACTAATATATGCCTAGTTGTAACTAAGTTTGGATGCCTAAACAAATGAAATCaaggttctatttataggcaagaaAAGAACATGGAGATTACAAGGATGCCCCTAAGTTTGAAAATGGGCGGGAACcattttgttcttgtggcgcccgccacaacatATTGGTGCCCGCCACAGGAGGAAATTTGCAGCCCCAAGTGGAGATCGTGGGGGACGTCGCAGTTGAGGAGAAGTTGAAACTAGGACACGTCATGGTTGGACCCATGGCGCCAGCCAtagtgggagccacaagtgtaaaatgctgatttttttggctttttagctcattttcgctccttttctcgatcggggctccgattagactggaaacctaaaaacaaagaaaaacatagtaataacataacaaaataacaataaaacaactaaaatgcatgcgaaatcggagtcgaaaatacggtgaatttcagtaTCATCAATGTATGCAGGCAACTTTTTCAGATTTCATCGAAAAGTGCATCGAGGTATTCATGGAAGACATCTCCGTGTTTGGTGAATCATTTGAATTATGCTTGAAAAACTTGGACATCATATTAAATCGGTGTGTGGAGACGAAACTGGTATtgaattgggaaaaatgcaaCTTTATGGTGACCGAAGGCATTGTACTAGGACATAAAATTTCAGCCAAAGGAATCGAAGTAGATAAAGCGAAGGTTGATGTCATTGAAAAGATTCCACCACCAACCAACGTCAAGAGAATTCGAAGTTTCCTTGGCCACGCCGGGTTCTATTGACGATTCATCAAGGATTTTTCAAAGATTGCAAAACCATTAATCAATCTCCTTAACAAAGACGGGtcatttatttttgataaagatTGTTTAATTGCTTTTGaaagtttaaaagaaaaattaattacaGCATTGGTAATCACTGCACCCGATTGGACACTCAATTTTGAACTAATGTGCGATGCAAGTGATTACGCGGTCGGGGTTGTTTTAGGACAGAGAAAAACTAAAAAAATTCATGTTATACACTATGCAAGCAAAGTTTTAAATGATGCACAAGTTAACTATACAACCACAGAAAAAGAATTGTTTGATATAGTGTATGCATTAGAAAAATTCCTATCATATCTCATAGGTTCCAAGATTATTTGTTATATTGACCATGCAGCTATCAAGTACTTGATCAATAAAGCGGATTCAAAACCACAAATAATCTTATGGATGCTCCTACTATAAGAGTTTGATTTAGAGATCTGTGACAAGAAAGGCACCAAAAATCTGGTTGCGGATCATCTATCAAGATTGGTGATTCCCGAGATTACAAAAGAAGAAAGAGAGGTACTTGAAGAATTTCCCGATGAAAAATTATTCATGATTAAGGAAAGACATTGGTTTGCGGACCTTGCAAATTATAAGGCTTCCGGTCTCATCCCCGAAGATCTCAATTGGcaacaaaagaagaagttcttgCGTGATGCCACTCGTTATGTATGGGATGATCCGTATTTATTCAAAATTGGATCCGAAGGGTTGCTATGAAGATGTGTTACTAGAGAGGAATCTAGAAGCATCACATGGCATTGCCATAATTCACCATATGTCGGCCACTATAGAGGAGAATGAACGGCAGCCAAAGTCCTACAAGCAGGATTCTATTGGCCTTCTCTATTCAAAGATGCATATGAACATGTCAAGAAATgtgatgattgtcaaagggcaGGTGGAATTTCCAAGCGAAATGAAATGTCATTACAAAGTATGCTGGAGTTAGAGGTATTTGAATATTGGGGGATTGATTTCGTCGGGCCTTTTTCGTTTTCTTTCAACAATGAATACATCTTATTGACGAATGATTACGTATCCAAATGGGTAGAGGCTATTGTGTCACCTAAAGCAGACAATAAAACAGTGGTGAAATTCTTGAAAAAAAACATCTTCACAAGGTTTGGTACACTAAGAGTGTTGATTAGTGATGGAGGCTCTCATTTCTGCAATGCACAACTTGCAAGAGCTCTTGAACATTACAGAGTAAAACACAAGGTTGCATCACCATATCACCCACAAACGAATGGacaagtagaagtatctaatcGTGAAATAATGAGAATCTTAGAAAAGACAGTTCCAACTTAACAAAAAGATTGGTCGTTAAATCTTGATGAAGCTCTTTGGGAATATTGTACTGCTTACAAAGCACCAATAGGTCTTACTCCATTTCAAATGGTATAGGTAAAGCTTTCCATTTGTCGGTTGAATTAGAACACAAGGCTTTTGGGGCTTTAAAGTCTCTCAATTTTGATTCACAACTAGCCGGTGCAAAAAGTAAACTACAAATGCATGAGCTTGATGAACTAAGGCAGCAAGCATATGAATCTTCAAGATTATACAAGGAAAGGGTGAAAAGATATCATGATAGTAGGATTCTGCCCAAGGATTTCAAAGTAAGACAGATGGTTCTACTCTTTAACTCGCGGTTGAGATTATTTCCCGGAAAACTTAAATCAAAGTGGTCCGAACCTTTCCAAATAAAGGACATCAGGCCGTATGGAGAAATTGAACTGGAAGATCCAACCACTAATGCAACTTGGACAGTTAACGGCCAAAGACTGAAGTTATACGTACGTGATGAGATTGATCGAGTCCCCACCTCAATTTCGTTGAACGACCATAAAAGCAACAATGCGTCAAACTAATGACGATAAACGAGCACTTTTCAAGAGGCAACCTGACTTTGTAAGTTCTTTTGTTTTATTAGAAAACTTTAAAGGTCCACAAGGGGCTGGTAAAAACATTTGTCAAAAGTGCAGAATTCGGAACTACTACATAATTCGCTAAGCGACCTACTTTCGCTAAGCGAATAATGAAACCCATAAAGTTTGCTAAGCAGACTAATTTCGCTAAGCGAATGTGAGGaggtcaaacttgcatttaagACAATTAAAAGACTCCACTTACTCACCTACCAGCCTTTATGTTTCATTTTAGCCCTACCTTTTCAGATTTTTTCACCTTTTTCTCTCACTAAACCCTGGACATTCTTCACTATTTTCCCTTTTACCATTAACACTTTCACTTGTTCACTTTATTCACTTTTTCATTGTCATTCTCTCTTATCCATCTTCAAAGTTGCAGCAACCTCAGGTATGCAAGCTCTAACCATAATTCTCTTTTACTTTTCGTTATTTTAGATCTTGTAGGATTTGTGCATCCATGGTTGAAATTAGGTGCCATAGTTCATGCTTTATATGTTTATAATATGCACCTAATATGCAATATATTGAATGCACAAATCTCTGATATCAATGTTTTGGATGAACAAAAAGGCAGAACCAGGAAACATAACTCGTTTCCAGAAATCCCAAAGTTCGCTAAGCGAAATTGGCCTGAAATAGAAAATTTTAATTGCTAACATAACATAATTCTGGTGTTTTGTTGTTGCATGTATGGCTCCAAAAAGAGATGTGACCATAAAGAAACAGAAAACCTCAGGGGCTGGAACTTCAAGGGGGCAAGAATCCTTTGATTAGACAAAATTTCTCGGGCAAGAGCAACTGGGTAGGTACCATGAACTAATCGGAAGATCCATATGGTATGAAAGGATTTTTGAAATTAACACTGAATGATCTTACAGGTCTTTAAATGCATTGTGGTCCAGTCGCAAATGGGATAAGCTTTTGACCCCTCACCGAAAAATCAACACCGAAGTACTTCGAGAATTCTATACAAATGCCTTTCCCTCAGCGGGTTTTGCTTTCTCCTTCTCGACCAAGGTTGGGGGAAGAACGATTCACTTTCATAGGGATGCTATTAATGAATTCCTGGGAAATCCTCTAGTCTTACGGGAAGGACAAATGTGCAGATATCAAGAATCCATCACTAAGGTGCCAAATGTGGAGGAAATTTTCAAGGAAAATACTTTTGAATGGAAGAGAAGTGGAAAGAAGCACATCTAGTGTATCAATTAGGTATCGAAAGGAGGATCTAATCCCGAAAACTCAAGTTCTTATCTTATTCATTTTTCACAATGGATACGGCTTACCTTCTTTATCTGATCATGTCAGGTAAGCGGATTGATGTGGCTCAAATCATTGCTAATGAGATGAGACATGTTGCGGAAAGTGGTAAGGAATTTAGAATAGGAACTAGAAGCACTTGTCCTCTTATTTTCCCCGACCTCATCATGGGATTGCTCATTGCATCCCGAGTACGAATACCAAGTGTAGTGTCATTTGAGATAAAAGCCAAAGTTAATGACACATATTGTGTGGCCTGGGGATAGGCCATTCTATCAGGGAGAGGCGGTTGGTAGCCACCGAAATGGAAATGAGAATGATGAAGAGGATGCGGAagcagaagaagaagaagaagaagaagaaggaacTTCAGGAGGTTCCAAAATAGCATCTGATGATGATGCAGCATCTGATGACGATTAAAATATGGGAGGAGAATAGGGAGAAGCATAAAGCTGGAAGCTCGCCATAAAATGAGTGATATTTTAAAAAGCTTTCAGTTCTTTCAAATTTTAATACTTTATTTATTTAACTTAATTAGTTTTATGTTGTAATCATTTTGAATCTTTTTTATGGTAGTTCATACCGTAAACTCACTTTGGTACTCTTTTAAACGGTTGGTATGTCGTAAGTTTGTGATGAAATTTGTTGTTTTATTCTTGTCATCCTCATCAAGAATTCAAATAAAAAATTTGTTATCAACCAAATATTCAACAAACATGAGTGGTAATGATAAAACTCAGACAAAATGCACAAGGCAAAGGTACATGTTTTTAAAGCTTTGTAGAATGATAGCATGATTCTGAAATATGTGATTCTTGCAAAATCATTTCATGCTTCAATTTTATAAATCACATATTTTCTTGCTTGAATCATATAGCCAATAGACCAGAAAAAGTGAGGAGTTTTCCATGGTGTACTAAATAGAAATCATTGCTAATAATCCTTGATTGAAACTTGATTGACTCATGTGGAACCTAACGGTTATTTTTGAAACTTTTGTGAGCATAAAAGGAGTCAAGGCCAAAAACTTATGTTTGAGAAAAGTCACTTAACCAAAAAGCCTCAACATAACCAAGTGAATTGAGTGAACTTTTGAAAAATCAGTTGAAACTAGCCTTGAGAATTCAAGAATAAATCAAATAAAACTTGAAAAGAAAAAGTCATAAAGCTCTTGGTTGCAAAACCAATTCATGAAAATTTTGTTgcaagaaaaataaaaagaagaaagaagaaagaaaaagaaaaagttgAGGAG includes:
- the LOC127138190 gene encoding uncharacterized protein LOC127138190, whose product is MSLQSMLELEVFDCWGIDFVGPLSLSFNNEYILLTIDNVSKWVEAIVSPKADNKTVVKFLKKNIFTRFGTLRVLISDGGSHFYNAQLARALEHYRVKHKVASPYHPQTNGQAEVSNSEIMRILEKTGKACHLSVELEPKAFGALKSLNFDSQLAGAKSKLHMHELDELRLQAYESSRLYKERVKRYHDSKIMPKDFKVGQMVLLFNSRLRLFPGKLKSKWSETFQIKDIRPYGEIELEDPTTNATWIVNGQRLKLYVRDEIDRVPTSISLNDHKSNNTSS
- the LOC127138191 gene encoding uncharacterized protein LOC127138191 translates to MSLQSMLELEVFEYWGIDFVGPFSFSFNNEYILLTNDYVSKWVEAIVSPKADNKTVVKFLKKNIFTRFGTLRVLISDGGSHFCNAQLARALEHYRVKHKVASPYHPQTNGQVEVSNRKAFHLSVELEHKAFGALKSLNFDSQLAGAKSKLQMHELDELRQQAYESSRLYKERVKRYHDSRILPKDFKVRQMVLLFNSRLRLFPGKLKSKWSEPFQIKDIRPYGEIELEDPTTNATWTVNGQRLKLYVRDEIDRVPTSISLNDHKSNNASN